Proteins from a single region of bacterium:
- the ftsA gene encoding cell division protein FtsA, producing MKSKGRYIAGLDVGTSFVRVIVVEHGLSGELKLLGVGEVPSRGLRKGVVINIEATVAAIGEALEQAEAMAGVKVTSVYASISGAHLKGFQSNGIVGIRGKEVSLYDIERVMDAARAVAIPMDREVLHVLPQEYIIDDQDGIREPIGMSGVRLEARAHMITGAIASAQNIVKCANRCGLTVKDIVASTLAAGSSVVAKEEQELGACLIDLGGGTTDVTVYFGGSVQHTAVISVGGAHITNDIAAGLRTPIAAAEKIKCEFGSAIKNASRDHETIEVSSTGGRPPRLLSRLVLAEIIEPRVRELLELVREDLEDAGVLDIIASGIILTGGTANLDGVVELAEQVFELPVRTGKPFGLSGVKEMIEQPEFSTAVGLVVHGARAVKIRSFGENQGFFRRTVNRVSQFFVEHF from the coding sequence ATGAAGAGCAAGGGAAGATATATCGCTGGACTTGATGTTGGCACCTCGTTTGTTCGAGTGATTGTAGTCGAGCATGGGTTGTCTGGTGAGTTGAAGCTTCTTGGGGTGGGGGAGGTTCCATCAAGGGGTTTGCGTAAGGGTGTTGTTATTAACATTGAGGCAACCGTAGCCGCTATAGGAGAGGCCTTGGAGCAGGCAGAGGCAATGGCAGGGGTTAAAGTTACTTCGGTCTATGCGTCGATTTCTGGTGCTCATTTGAAGGGCTTTCAGAGTAATGGAATTGTTGGCATCCGGGGGAAAGAGGTTTCACTCTATGATATTGAGAGAGTGATGGATGCAGCAAGAGCTGTAGCGATACCGATGGATCGCGAGGTCCTGCACGTTCTGCCTCAGGAGTATATCATTGATGATCAAGATGGAATCCGTGAGCCGATTGGAATGTCAGGAGTCAGGTTAGAGGCACGCGCTCATATGATTACTGGTGCAATTGCGAGTGCGCAGAATATCGTCAAGTGTGCGAACCGATGTGGTCTTACGGTCAAGGATATTGTAGCAAGCACCCTGGCTGCTGGTAGTTCCGTGGTTGCAAAAGAGGAGCAAGAGCTCGGTGCATGTCTCATTGATCTCGGAGGTGGCACCACGGATGTTACCGTCTATTTTGGCGGTTCGGTTCAGCATACGGCGGTTATCTCTGTCGGAGGGGCGCATATCACGAATGATATAGCAGCAGGGCTCAGGACTCCGATAGCTGCTGCTGAGAAGATTAAGTGCGAGTTTGGGTCAGCGATAAAAAACGCATCTCGTGATCATGAAACTATTGAAGTGAGCTCAACGGGAGGTCGTCCTCCTCGTTTACTTTCTCGGTTAGTGCTGGCTGAGATTATCGAGCCGCGGGTGCGTGAGCTGTTAGAGCTCGTGAGAGAGGACCTGGAAGATGCTGGGGTTTTAGACATTATCGCGAGTGGTATCATTCTTACGGGTGGAACAGCAAATCTTGACGGTGTTGTTGAGCTTGCTGAGCAGGTATTTGAGTTGCCAGTAAGAACGGGTAAGCCGTTCGGCTTGTCCGGTGTGAAAGAGATGATTGAGCAGCCGGAATTCTCAACTGCAGTGGGGCTTGTTGTTCATGGAGCACGGGCAGTGAAGATTCGCTCATTCGGCGAGAATCAAGGTTTCTTTCGTCGTACTGTTAACCGGGTCTCTCAGTTTTTTGTTGAGCACTTCTAG
- a CDS encoding deoxyribodipyrimidine photo-lyase, translating to MAHLVWFRSDLRVSDNTALAEATRSFSEGDVYGVFFISLAQWREHDWGNPKIAFVLRCIDSLQKNLKELGIPLFLFVEEWFEDIPSSISALSQALGATDVYANREYEVNEQKRDGLVEESLKGIGIRLHLFHDQTCIPPDEPALRTSTGSPYTVFSPFKKKFIDLFYSRPKHVLSRPPKCSWPKKIPTLPKTLANVAELDFDSTLFALEWPGGERDGLRRLKNFSKSGLEDYATQRDYPALDNGTSGLSAYLAVGAISPRTCLAAAIRENHGELTLAKNGAMTWASELIWREFYRHVLVHHERICRYHAFKQKVDREVQWRYDEQDFEAWSTGRTGYPLVDAAMRQLLSTGWMHNRLRMVVAMFLTKHLLIDWRWGERFFNQHLIDADFASNNGGWQWSSSTGTDAQPYFRIFNPYSQSEKFDGQGEFIRKYCPELSSLAGKAIHHPSEAQCNELGYPLPIVEHRAGRERALDAFKR from the coding sequence ATGGCACATCTTGTCTGGTTCCGATCTGATCTAAGAGTTTCTGATAATACTGCTTTAGCAGAGGCCACCCGATCGTTTAGTGAGGGAGATGTATACGGGGTCTTTTTTATCTCTCTGGCGCAATGGCGAGAGCATGACTGGGGGAATCCGAAGATTGCATTTGTCCTTCGGTGTATAGATTCACTTCAGAAAAATCTGAAAGAGCTTGGTATTCCTCTATTCTTATTCGTAGAGGAGTGGTTTGAGGATATCCCATCGAGCATCAGTGCACTGTCACAGGCACTAGGGGCCACAGATGTTTATGCGAATCGAGAGTATGAGGTTAATGAACAGAAACGAGATGGGCTTGTAGAAGAGAGCTTAAAAGGGATTGGTATTCGGCTTCATCTCTTTCATGATCAAACATGTATTCCGCCTGATGAGCCTGCCCTGAGAACTTCTACTGGTTCTCCGTATACGGTATTCTCACCATTCAAGAAAAAATTTATTGACCTGTTTTATTCCCGACCAAAGCATGTATTGAGTCGGCCTCCGAAGTGCTCATGGCCAAAAAAGATTCCGACGCTTCCAAAGACTCTCGCGAATGTCGCTGAGCTTGATTTTGACAGCACGCTTTTTGCTCTTGAATGGCCAGGGGGCGAGCGTGATGGATTGAGGCGTCTCAAAAACTTCTCGAAATCTGGATTAGAGGATTACGCCACTCAGAGAGATTATCCAGCTCTTGATAATGGTACGAGTGGATTGTCAGCATATTTGGCAGTAGGCGCAATATCGCCAAGAACGTGTTTGGCTGCTGCTATTCGTGAAAATCATGGTGAACTGACCCTGGCGAAAAATGGCGCTATGACGTGGGCATCTGAGTTGATTTGGCGAGAGTTCTACCGTCATGTTCTTGTTCATCATGAGCGAATTTGCCGTTACCATGCTTTTAAGCAGAAGGTTGATCGTGAGGTGCAGTGGAGGTACGACGAACAGGACTTCGAAGCATGGTCTACAGGAAGAACTGGATATCCATTAGTGGATGCTGCAATGCGTCAGCTACTTTCGACTGGATGGATGCACAATCGCCTCAGGATGGTAGTTGCGATGTTTTTAACAAAGCACCTGCTCATTGACTGGAGGTGGGGAGAGCGCTTCTTCAATCAACATCTCATTGATGCGGATTTTGCAAGTAACAACGGGGGTTGGCAGTGGAGTTCATCAACTGGAACCGACGCCCAACCATATTTTCGAATTTTCAATCCGTATTCACAGAGTGAAAAATTTGATGGGCAAGGAGAGTTTATTCGCAAATATTGCCCAGAGCTTTCGTCTCTTGCTGGAAAAGCTATTCATCATCCATCTGAGGCGCAATGTAATGAACTCGGTTACCCTCTTCCGATAGTTGAGCATCGGGCAGGTCGGGAGAGAGCGCTTGACGCATTTAAGCGTTAA
- a CDS encoding MCE family protein, whose protein sequence is MEKRNMKHNQEFQAGIFILLTISLVAITIFALGREKHIFSSSDYYFTSFPDVKGLKEGAPVRLGGITVGSVRSIDFGETTSDSLVYVTLDINSRYRSRLRTSSRTAIASQGLLGDRYVSISHGAESELLEPGGHFQSQNGGDIADILHTAGTIAQNVTSLSNTLDEVLRDFQKESAENLKITLSNTREITSALTEGNGLFHELLFSDQNSGAILDNFSKASQKLERIINAIEDGDGLLHDLIFEPSDSDKNLWLAGTLREVSLAASSLHKTLQQIESGDGVLNELIYTPVSPEGETLGMRIERVVSNLDEATTALAKGGGTLGALLIDSTLYDNLVEVTDEAKRSYVLRSAIRSTIEE, encoded by the coding sequence ATGGAAAAAAGAAATATGAAGCACAACCAAGAGTTCCAGGCAGGCATTTTCATTCTTCTGACAATCTCACTCGTGGCAATTACTATCTTCGCACTCGGACGTGAGAAGCATATCTTTTCTAGCTCCGATTACTATTTCACTTCATTCCCTGATGTGAAGGGCTTGAAAGAAGGGGCTCCAGTGCGACTGGGAGGGATAACAGTCGGTAGCGTGCGATCGATAGATTTTGGCGAAACAACTTCCGATTCACTCGTATATGTAACACTTGATATAAATTCACGCTATCGTTCACGCCTGAGAACGAGCTCTCGAACCGCAATTGCCAGCCAAGGGCTACTGGGGGATCGCTATGTCAGTATTTCCCATGGAGCAGAGTCCGAACTCTTAGAGCCCGGGGGACACTTTCAATCTCAAAATGGTGGTGACATTGCCGATATATTACATACTGCTGGAACCATCGCGCAGAATGTTACTTCACTATCTAATACCCTTGACGAAGTGCTGCGAGACTTTCAGAAAGAGTCAGCTGAGAATTTAAAGATTACCCTGTCAAATACTCGTGAGATAACTTCGGCGCTCACTGAAGGGAATGGACTCTTTCATGAACTCTTATTCTCTGACCAAAATTCAGGAGCTATTCTTGATAACTTCTCAAAAGCCAGTCAGAAACTTGAACGAATTATCAACGCCATTGAAGACGGCGATGGACTGCTTCACGACCTTATATTTGAACCGAGCGATTCTGATAAAAACTTGTGGCTCGCTGGAACACTAAGAGAGGTGTCATTAGCAGCTAGCTCATTACACAAGACACTTCAGCAAATAGAAAGCGGAGATGGGGTGCTGAACGAGCTCATATATACGCCTGTAAGTCCCGAGGGAGAAACACTCGGCATGCGAATCGAGCGAGTGGTGAGCAATCTTGATGAGGCAACAACCGCCCTGGCAAAAGGAGGAGGCACCCTGGGCGCTCTCCTCATAGATTCAACCCTTTATGACAACCTCGTAGAGGTCACAGATGAGGCCAAGCGAAGCTACGTTCTAAGAAGTGCCATTCGTTCGACTATAGAAGAGTAG
- a CDS encoding UDP-N-acetylmuramate--L-alanine ligase produces MYNRKLHFHFTGIGGSGMSGIAEILLNNGYAVSGSDISIGASCTRLQGLGIEIVRGHAASHVPESASLVVYSSAVSLDNPELEEARRRKIPVVKRAEVLAELMRLKFGVAVAGAHGKTSTTSLIGWIFEHAGLDPTVVIGGQVKQRHSGGRKGDGDFLIAEADESDRSFLLLKPAVALVTNIDREHMDAYESEEDLQQAFEQFIGSVPFYGLAVLCIDDPYLETLSKSFPRRIVTYGFSNDAEIRGEVQSVDVEGTRLKVFVGGESWLSVKLPMIGRHFAQNALGAIAVALEFGLSAEQVQGGLETFPGVERRLEPLGSVQGALCFSDYGHHPVEIQETLRALREGFHETGRKIRVIFQPHRYSRTEQSYSEFCECFTDCDELWVTEIYAAGEAPRAGLCGEKFAGDIQHVNVNFLENLNEALEALFETFSSKDLVLFLGAGSIGIRGAHLVTEKGVERDAA; encoded by the coding sequence ATGTATAATCGAAAGCTCCATTTTCATTTCACTGGTATTGGCGGTAGTGGAATGAGTGGAATTGCAGAGATTCTCCTCAATAACGGATATGCAGTATCTGGCTCAGATATTTCAATAGGGGCTTCGTGTACGAGATTGCAGGGGCTTGGTATCGAGATCGTTCGTGGTCATGCCGCTTCGCACGTCCCAGAGAGTGCTTCTCTTGTAGTGTACTCATCAGCGGTATCACTTGATAATCCTGAATTAGAGGAGGCACGACGTCGTAAAATTCCAGTGGTGAAACGAGCCGAGGTTCTCGCTGAGCTCATGCGATTGAAGTTCGGTGTTGCCGTTGCAGGGGCCCATGGAAAAACATCTACAACGAGTCTGATCGGTTGGATTTTTGAGCATGCAGGGCTCGATCCCACTGTGGTTATTGGGGGACAAGTAAAACAACGGCATTCAGGCGGTCGAAAGGGAGATGGAGATTTTCTCATTGCAGAGGCTGATGAGAGTGATCGCTCATTTCTTCTGCTTAAGCCAGCCGTTGCACTTGTCACAAATATCGATCGTGAACACATGGATGCTTACGAATCAGAGGAAGATCTTCAACAAGCGTTTGAACAGTTTATTGGCTCAGTTCCTTTTTATGGGCTCGCGGTTCTCTGCATTGATGATCCGTATCTCGAGACTCTTTCCAAATCATTTCCCCGTCGGATTGTGACCTACGGCTTTTCAAATGATGCAGAGATACGGGGCGAGGTTCAATCAGTTGATGTTGAGGGAACTCGCTTGAAAGTCTTTGTGGGTGGTGAATCGTGGCTGTCAGTCAAGTTACCAATGATTGGACGGCATTTTGCACAGAATGCTTTGGGCGCGATTGCGGTTGCCTTGGAGTTTGGTCTTTCAGCGGAACAGGTTCAGGGAGGATTAGAAACATTTCCAGGAGTGGAGCGGCGTTTAGAGCCTCTTGGATCGGTGCAGGGAGCACTCTGTTTTAGTGATTATGGGCACCATCCAGTCGAGATTCAAGAGACCTTACGCGCGCTTCGTGAGGGTTTTCATGAGACAGGGAGGAAAATCCGGGTGATTTTTCAACCGCACCGGTATTCACGAACAGAACAAAGCTATTCCGAGTTCTGTGAGTGTTTTACCGATTGTGATGAGCTGTGGGTGACCGAAATTTATGCAGCGGGTGAAGCACCGCGTGCTGGGCTCTGTGGGGAGAAGTTCGCTGGTGATATCCAACATGTGAACGTGAATTTTCTTGAAAATCTCAACGAAGCGTTAGAGGCACTTTTCGAAACGTTCTCAAGCAAGGATCTTGTTTTGTTCCTAGGAGCAGGCTCGATTGGAATTCGGGGGGCACATTTGGTGACCGAGAAAGGTGTCGAGAGAGATGCTGCATGA
- a CDS encoding class I SAM-dependent methyltransferase: protein MSRDPFERYEAKPFFGSSHTWAFKHLESIQENSVVLDIGPGSGIAGQFLKDRGVERRCAVEIDPNTREKLAPLYERITPSVEELPQEISFDCVLLLDVLEHMANPFEFLTRLEPRLAPDALVLISVPNITHLAIRLMMAFGYFEYMERGPLDRTHLQFFSRRRFHQLLRALPQSAVIETSGTIEPLELILPRYLTDNRAFHTFSRARLQLMKLWPSLLAYQHVALLKIQKD from the coding sequence ATGTCTCGAGACCCCTTTGAACGATACGAAGCGAAGCCATTCTTTGGCTCAAGCCATACCTGGGCTTTCAAACACCTTGAATCAATCCAAGAAAATAGTGTGGTGCTTGATATTGGGCCCGGTAGCGGTATTGCTGGCCAATTCCTGAAAGATCGGGGAGTTGAGAGAAGGTGTGCCGTTGAGATTGATCCGAATACGAGGGAAAAACTCGCTCCGCTCTACGAGCGTATTACACCCAGTGTTGAGGAACTCCCACAGGAGATATCTTTTGATTGTGTCTTACTCCTTGACGTACTGGAACACATGGCCAATCCGTTCGAGTTCTTAACAAGGCTCGAACCTCGACTTGCCCCCGATGCCCTGGTGCTCATCTCGGTTCCAAACATCACACATTTGGCAATCCGTCTTATGATGGCCTTCGGCTACTTCGAGTACATGGAGCGAGGCCCCCTCGACCGCACGCATCTCCAGTTCTTCTCGCGAAGGCGCTTTCACCAACTTCTTCGTGCTCTACCGCAGAGTGCCGTCATCGAAACCTCTGGGACCATTGAGCCCCTAGAACTTATTCTTCCAAGATATCTCACTGATAATCGAGCCTTTCATACGTTCTCTCGAGCTCGTTTACAGCTTATGAAGCTGTGGCCCTCCTTACTCGCGTATCAACATGTAGCGCTGTTGAAAATTCAGAAGGACTAA
- the ftsZ gene encoding cell division protein FtsZ codes for MDRLRDSKAYIKVFGIGGAGVNAVNNMIDSGLDGVEFFAANTDAQALASSKAPNKLQIGQEITKGLGAGADPDVGQAAAQESEEEIRKSLQGADMVFITAGLGGGTGTLGSSVVARIAKELGCLTVGVVTKPFVFEGKRRMKNAERGMAELAGQVDTLITIPNQRLLSVAGRNTSLLDTFRKADDILYQAVKGISDLIFFEGLVNVDFADVRAVMSEMGMAMMGTGEGVGDNRAIEAAEKAISSPLLEDISIHGARGVLINVTASPDVTLQEVNEAAELIHAEADENANIIWGMVIDPEAQDRVRVTVIATGFGIPLEDGVEISKSSMLTGGRAAGRSPLATSAEISSTRSGKESGSSDVIRLKKLPVLSSAEDQEKYEIPTFLRKQAD; via the coding sequence ATGGATCGCCTCAGAGACAGTAAAGCATACATCAAAGTCTTTGGTATTGGTGGTGCGGGTGTGAATGCCGTGAATAACATGATTGACAGCGGACTCGATGGAGTAGAGTTCTTCGCTGCTAATACCGACGCACAAGCGCTTGCTTCTAGTAAAGCTCCGAACAAGCTTCAAATTGGTCAAGAGATTACGAAAGGTCTTGGTGCTGGAGCAGACCCGGATGTTGGTCAGGCTGCTGCTCAAGAAAGTGAAGAGGAAATCCGCAAGTCGCTTCAAGGAGCTGACATGGTCTTCATCACTGCTGGACTCGGTGGTGGAACAGGAACGCTTGGTTCCTCAGTTGTTGCAAGAATTGCAAAAGAGCTTGGATGTTTAACCGTTGGTGTGGTGACGAAGCCTTTCGTTTTCGAAGGAAAGCGTCGAATGAAGAACGCAGAGCGGGGTATGGCTGAGCTAGCTGGTCAAGTAGACACGCTCATTACCATACCAAATCAGCGATTGCTGTCGGTTGCTGGCCGGAACACCTCGTTACTTGATACGTTCCGAAAAGCTGACGACATTCTTTATCAAGCAGTAAAAGGTATCAGTGACCTCATCTTCTTTGAAGGGCTTGTGAACGTCGACTTTGCTGACGTAAGGGCGGTGATGTCTGAAATGGGCATGGCTATGATGGGTACTGGCGAGGGTGTCGGGGATAACCGGGCTATCGAAGCAGCTGAGAAAGCTATATCAAGCCCACTTCTCGAAGATATCTCAATTCATGGTGCTCGCGGGGTGTTGATAAATGTTACGGCCTCTCCAGATGTTACCTTGCAGGAAGTCAATGAGGCTGCAGAACTCATCCATGCGGAAGCAGATGAGAATGCGAACATTATTTGGGGAATGGTCATTGATCCAGAGGCTCAAGACAGAGTGCGCGTTACCGTGATCGCTACTGGTTTTGGCATTCCGTTGGAAGATGGAGTTGAGATCTCAAAGAGCAGTATGTTAACTGGAGGACGGGCTGCAGGTCGGTCTCCTCTAGCGACAAGTGCTGAGATCTCATCAACGCGAAGCGGAAAAGAGAGTGGGTCTTCAGACGTCATCCGTTTGAAGAAATTGCCTGTTCTCTCGAGCGCTGAAGATCAGGAAAAGTACGAGATACCAACCTTCCTTCGGAAGCAGGCTGACTAA
- the murB gene encoding UDP-N-acetylmuramate dehydrogenase yields MSRDNTDITSIPLSNELQNAGIQLRRGVSARDLTTMRVGGAIRELYLVPSVEALHTLLKHQSLVDTESPFLQALGAGSNSLFPDEEFVSPLVRLMGDFKSFSETEDGGTFRVGSAVGLMRFARVASEAGYAGLEFAGGIPATFGGAIRMNAGAHGGELGDLIESVRVILPDAEVHTFSRHQLEFHYRSCSLPAESIILDAVIKLAKSDRVRVQERLVKNLEYRKKTQPLSLPSFGSTFRNPLRSTEDDSGGQSAGELVELAGLKGERYGGAEISALHANWIVNPSRTATAKDIRSLMVQIQREVRERSGVDLEPEVIDWAARDVVPHGIRE; encoded by the coding sequence ATGAGCCGAGATAACACAGATATCACCTCGATACCGCTTAGCAATGAACTACAAAACGCAGGGATTCAGTTGCGGCGGGGGGTATCAGCCCGTGATCTCACTACTATGCGGGTAGGAGGGGCTATTCGTGAACTTTATTTGGTGCCTTCCGTCGAGGCACTACACACTCTTCTCAAGCATCAATCTTTGGTTGATACCGAGAGCCCCTTTCTACAAGCCCTCGGAGCGGGAAGTAACTCGCTTTTTCCTGATGAAGAGTTCGTCTCCCCACTCGTACGTCTTATGGGTGATTTTAAGAGTTTTTCAGAGACTGAAGACGGCGGTACATTTCGGGTTGGCAGCGCAGTCGGGTTGATGAGATTTGCTCGCGTGGCGAGCGAAGCTGGCTATGCAGGCCTTGAATTTGCTGGTGGTATCCCTGCGACATTTGGGGGTGCTATCCGAATGAATGCTGGTGCGCATGGCGGAGAGCTTGGTGACCTCATAGAGAGTGTACGGGTTATCCTTCCTGACGCAGAGGTGCACACATTCTCCAGGCATCAGCTTGAGTTCCATTATCGCTCGTGCTCGCTTCCTGCTGAATCTATCATTTTAGATGCTGTAATTAAGCTAGCAAAATCGGATCGGGTGCGAGTGCAGGAGCGTCTTGTAAAAAACTTGGAATATCGGAAAAAGACTCAACCACTCTCGCTTCCGAGTTTTGGCTCAACCTTTAGAAATCCTTTGCGTAGCACTGAAGATGACAGTGGGGGGCAGAGTGCGGGAGAGCTTGTTGAACTGGCAGGTTTAAAGGGAGAGCGTTACGGAGGAGCAGAAATCTCAGCTCTTCACGCAAATTGGATTGTGAATCCCTCTCGAACGGCCACCGCGAAAGATATTCGCAGTCTGATGGTCCAAATCCAAAGAGAGGTAAGAGAACGTAGCGGGGTTGATTTGGAGCCGGAAGTAATCGATTGGGCGGCAAGAGATGTCGTTCCCCACGGGATTCGCGAATGA
- a CDS encoding peptidylprolyl isomerase, which translates to MKKYLHYTIRFEDGEVFDSSDAWGGPLSFDEVGEAFPDQILDSIATLQPGEETSLTLQAEEAYGMRDEELVFSVERAKLPEDMALDAGSIFNITLDEDEDLLCVVIDSDEETVTLDANHPLAGHVVSFQLRLEERSDSN; encoded by the coding sequence ATGAAGAAATATCTCCACTATACGATTAGGTTTGAAGATGGCGAGGTCTTTGATTCGAGTGATGCGTGGGGCGGACCCTTGTCATTTGATGAAGTCGGAGAGGCATTTCCGGATCAGATTCTAGATTCAATAGCAACCCTTCAGCCAGGCGAAGAAACATCTCTGACTCTTCAAGCCGAAGAGGCATATGGAATGCGAGATGAAGAGCTCGTGTTTTCGGTAGAACGAGCAAAGCTTCCAGAGGATATGGCTCTTGATGCGGGTTCTATTTTTAATATCACGCTCGATGAAGACGAGGACTTGCTGTGTGTTGTAATTGACTCCGATGAAGAGACTGTGACGCTTGATGCGAATCACCCGCTGGCTGGTCATGTAGTGAGTTTTCAATTGCGACTTGAAGAGAGGTCCGATAGCAATTAG